CATTTATATTATTATCAGCTATAAACTTAGGAAATACTCCTGGTGCATGTTCTGGAGCTTCTAATATCTCTTTATTTACTATTTCTCCATCTTTTACTGAAAAAACTACAAATCTTTCACAATGTCCAAAATGTTCCTCTACATTAACACAATCATTTGTTGGAAACCCTACTCTTAAAATTTCATTTGTCATCATTACCATCTCCTGTATTTTTTAATTTTATAGCTTTTTGAT
This genomic window from uncultured Fusobacterium sp. contains:
- a CDS encoding NifB/NifX family molybdenum-iron cluster-binding protein: MMTNEILRVGFPTNDCVNVEEHFGHCERFVVFSVKDGEIVNKEILEAPEHAPGVFPKFIADNNINVVITGGMGQRAIDLIKANGGQVILGAAGNIKDILNVYLSGSLYSKGSACAHHHHDEDHKCEH